In the Xylanivirga thermophila genome, ACCTATCAACACACCTACTATAATGAGCATAAGTGGCTCTATAACAGATGTAAGATTTTTTGCCATGGTAACCACTTCATCTTCATAAAATTCCGCAATACGCTTTAACAGATTAGGAAGATTTCCCGTTTCTTCGCCTACAGCCATCATCTGTATCATCATGGGAGGAAATACAGCATGTTGCCCCAAAGGCTGGGATATATTTTTCCCCTCCTGTATGTAATTGGCTGCATCCATTACCCCTTCCTGAATTATAATACTGCCAGATGACAGACCGGCTTGATTTAATGCCTGCACCACTGGTATTCCACTATCTAACAGAGTAGCAAAGGTACGGGAAAAACGTGCTATTATGGTCCGATGATATAATGGTCCAAACCCTGGCATCCTAAGGCGCATCTGCTCCCAGCGTTTCTTACCAACCGGACTTTTTCTATATGCTTTTATTCCCGTAACAACTGCTACAATGGAAAATATCCATATGTACCAGTACTGCCTGAGGGAATTAGACATGGACATCACACCGCGAGTTAGGGCAGGTAATTCCATATCTGGCGGGAAAAAGTCTTTAAATAGTGGCACTAAAAAATAAAGCATTCCAAAAAACATCATAAAGGAAAAAAGCAATACCATCATGGGATATGAAGTGGCAGAACGCACATTATCATTTAAAGACTTTTCCTTTTGTAATTGATCAGATAATCTCTCAAGCATCTCACCTAAAGCACCGCTAGTCTCCCCAGCCTTTACCATACCTATATATAATGAAGAAAATATATCGGGATATGCCTCCATAGCATCACTTAATGCCATTCCACCCTCTACATTAGCAGCAATATCTTTAATAGCTGCCTTAAGAGTAGGGTTTTCAGACTGGCTACTTAATGTATACAATGATCTAGTAATAGGTATGCCTGCATCTATCATAGATGCAAACTGACGGCTAAATAGACTTATATCTCCTAATTTTACCTTTTTTGATTTCTTTAAAAAAGCTATACGTTGCTCCTTTTTATCGGGTTTTATATCTATTACACGGGCATCCATTCTCTTAAGTCTATCTACCACTTCACCTTCACCATCAGCTTTTATATTTCCTGTTATTATCTGACCGGATTTGTTTATAGCCTCATATGCATAATTCTGCAACTTTTATTCACCACCATCCTATATAAAT is a window encoding:
- a CDS encoding type II secretion system F family protein, yielding MQNYAYEAINKSGQIITGNIKADGEGEVVDRLKRMDARVIDIKPDKKEQRIAFLKKSKKVKLGDISLFSRQFASMIDAGIPITRSLYTLSSQSENPTLKAAIKDIAANVEGGMALSDAMEAYPDIFSSLYIGMVKAGETSGALGEMLERLSDQLQKEKSLNDNVRSATSYPMMVLLFSFMMFFGMLYFLVPLFKDFFPPDMELPALTRGVMSMSNSLRQYWYIWIFSIVAVVTGIKAYRKSPVGKKRWEQMRLRMPGFGPLYHRTIIARFSRTFATLLDSGIPVVQALNQAGLSSGSIIIQEGVMDAANYIQEGKNISQPLGQHAVFPPMMIQMMAVGEETGNLPNLLKRIAEFYEDEVVTMAKNLTSVIEPLMLIIVGVLIGTILISLYMPIFTAVTQIGG